The Proteus vulgaris genome has a segment encoding these proteins:
- the agaD gene encoding N-acetylgalactosamine-specific PTS system, EIID component, with translation MVSDNSTALKTQDKPETGSLIDGIDEYQDTTVRKVITKGDLWKCAFRGLFMEGNFNFERMQGGGFAFSIIPALKKIHGNNKRDYATSLKNHLQFFNASPKLFTFLLGTAVAMEENKEKPSTVNVMKVAGMGPTGGIGDAIDHMTLMPLTLALGASIAMEGSIAGPFVFFFLYQIVHFLVYFGLMFMGYRAGTAAMVNMSDATEKLAKAANIMGIFVIGALSATFIKVQTTASLELGGKVVELQTALFDKIMPNLLPLCLVFLMYKMVKSTGFWGKPPVLIFSTLAFGVVGHVLGFL, from the coding sequence ATGGTATCTGATAACAGCACCGCATTGAAAACGCAGGATAAACCAGAAACGGGTTCTTTGATTGACGGCATTGATGAGTATCAAGATACCACCGTCAGAAAAGTTATCACTAAAGGTGATCTTTGGAAGTGTGCATTCCGAGGTCTATTTATGGAAGGTAACTTTAACTTTGAACGTATGCAAGGTGGTGGGTTTGCCTTCTCAATTATCCCAGCATTAAAGAAAATTCATGGAAATAATAAACGTGACTATGCAACATCACTGAAAAACCATCTACAATTTTTCAATGCCAGTCCTAAGTTGTTTACCTTTTTATTAGGCACAGCGGTGGCAATGGAAGAAAACAAAGAAAAACCGTCTACTGTTAACGTGATGAAAGTTGCAGGAATGGGGCCAACAGGGGGGATAGGTGATGCTATTGACCATATGACCTTGATGCCATTGACCTTAGCATTGGGCGCATCTATTGCAATGGAAGGTTCGATTGCGGGGCCTTTTGTTTTCTTCTTTTTATACCAAATTGTACACTTTTTAGTGTATTTCGGGCTGATGTTTATGGGCTATCGCGCGGGAACAGCAGCGATGGTCAATATGAGTGATGCTACTGAAAAACTGGCTAAAGCCGCCAATATTATGGGGATCTTTGTCATTGGAGCGCTCTCTGCGACCTTTATCAAGGTGCAAACCACCGCCTCGTTAGAGCTGGGAGGGAAAGTGGTTGAATTGCAAACCGCGCTCTTTGACAAAATCATGCCGAATTTACTGCCTCTGTGCTTAGTTTTCTTGATGTACAAAATGGTAAAAAGCACCGGTTTTTGGGGTAAACCTCCGGTATTGATTTTCTCAACTCTTGCATTTGGCGTTGTCGGCCACGTATTAGGATTCTTATAA
- the yteR gene encoding gycosyl hydrolase — protein MEHANTDTLQRELVLQNMKRVYRYQSANQVRSVRRRSGKTRFIKDTDWERGVLWSCVSAAWQATQDEEYLNGVLNYTLHTGFRTGPNARFADDHVCAQAYLAISPLFEHSEVIEPTIKAFDIMLNDPKPGREDWWWCDALFMAPPGFAALAEMTSERRYLDYMHTAYWDAIEHLRDPETGLIFRDHRYIPDGQGNELREANGEKVFWSRGIGWVLASIPRILKYMPDDYHGRERYIALFKELATSILDYQHEDGFWRTSLLDPDNFPAPESSATALFCYGLAWGINQGILEKEIYFPALNKAWSALQTCIHDNGMIGWVQLPAFNPREVKF, from the coding sequence ATGGAACACGCTAATACAGATACTTTGCAAAGAGAGCTTGTATTACAAAACATGAAGCGAGTGTATCGTTATCAATCGGCTAATCAAGTTCGTAGTGTTCGCCGTCGTAGTGGTAAAACCCGTTTTATTAAAGATACTGATTGGGAACGCGGTGTTTTATGGAGTTGTGTAAGCGCAGCATGGCAGGCAACGCAAGATGAAGAGTATCTCAATGGTGTGCTGAATTACACTTTACATACTGGGTTTAGAACAGGTCCCAACGCACGTTTTGCAGATGATCATGTTTGTGCACAAGCTTATTTGGCTATCAGCCCGCTTTTTGAGCACTCTGAAGTAATTGAACCAACAATCAAAGCATTCGATATTATGCTTAATGATCCTAAACCGGGTCGTGAAGACTGGTGGTGGTGTGATGCTCTCTTTATGGCGCCTCCTGGATTTGCTGCATTAGCTGAAATGACCAGTGAACGACGCTATTTAGATTACATGCATACAGCTTATTGGGATGCGATTGAGCATTTACGTGATCCTGAAACAGGGCTTATCTTCCGTGATCATCGCTATATTCCTGATGGGCAAGGTAATGAATTACGCGAAGCTAACGGTGAAAAAGTATTTTGGAGTCGTGGTATCGGTTGGGTCTTAGCTTCGATACCGCGTATTTTAAAATATATGCCTGATGATTATCATGGTCGTGAACGTTATATTGCACTGTTTAAAGAATTAGCGACATCCATCCTAGATTATCAACATGAAGATGGTTTTTGGCGAACAAGTTTACTCGATCCTGATAATTTTCCTGCACCAGAAAGCTCAGCAACTGCGCTATTTTGTTATGGATTAGCATGGGGAATTAATCAGGGAATATTAGAGAAAGAAATTTATTTTCCTGCTTTAAATAAAGCATGGTCGGCATTACAAACCTGTATTCATGACAATGGCATGATAGGTTGGGTTCAACTTCCAGCATTTAACCCTCGTGAAGTGAAGTTTTGA
- a CDS encoding chondroitin ABC lyase precursor, which translates to MLDGIGIDIQVQQTIHLPYNELEAKLNQLPAAGIEEMLLSTESYSGANTLNNNSMFAMKLHGHSKYQQQSLRANKSYFLFDNRVIALGSGIENDDKQHTTETTLFQFAVPKLQSVIINGKKVNQLDTQLTLNNADTLIDPAGNLYKLTKGQTVKFSYQKQHSLDDRNSKPTEQLFATAVISHGKAPSNENYEYAIAIEAQNNKAPEYTVLQHNDQLHAVKDKITQEEGYAFFEATKLKSADATLLSSDAPVMVMAKIQNQQLTLSIVNPDLNLYQGREKDQFDDKGNQIEVSVYSRHWLTAESQSTNSTITVKGIWKLTTPQPGVIIKHHNNNTLITTTTIQATPTVINLVK; encoded by the coding sequence ATGCTGGATGGGATTGGAATAGATATCCAGGTACAACAAACTATTCATCTTCCCTATAACGAACTTGAAGCAAAACTTAATCAATTACCTGCTGCAGGTATTGAAGAAATGTTGCTTTCAACAGAAAGTTACTCTGGTGCAAATACCCTTAATAATAACAGTATGTTTGCCATGAAATTACACGGTCACAGTAAATATCAACAACAAAGCTTAAGGGCAAATAAATCCTATTTCTTATTTGATAATAGAGTTATTGCTTTAGGCTCAGGTATTGAAAATGATGATAAACAACATACGACCGAAACAACACTATTCCAGTTTGCCGTCCCTAAATTACAGTCAGTGATCATTAATGGCAAAAAGGTAAATCAATTAGATACTCAATTAACTTTAAATAATGCAGATACATTAATTGATCCTGCCGGCAATTTATATAAGCTCACTAAAGGACAAACTGTAAAATTTAGTTATCAAAAACAACATTCACTTGATGATAGAAATTCAAAACCAACAGAACAATTATTTGCAACAGCTGTTATTTCTCATGGTAAGGCACCGAGTAATGAAAATTATGAATATGCAATAGCTATCGAAGCACAAAATAATAAAGCTCCCGAATACACAGTATTACAACATAATGATCAGCTCCATGCGGTAAAAGATAAAATAACCCAAGAAGAGGGATATGCTTTTTTTGAAGCCACTAAGTTAAAATCAGCGGATGCAACATTATTATCCAGTGATGCGCCGGTTATGGTCATGGCTAAAATACAAAATCAGCAATTAACATTAAGTATTGTTAATCCTGATTTAAATTTATATCAAGGTAGAGAAAAAGATCAATTTGATGATAAAGGTAATCAAATCGAAGTTAGTGTTTATTCTCGTCATTGGCTTACAGCAGAATCGCAATCAACAAATAGTACTATTACCGTAAAAGGAATATGGAAATTAACGACACCTCAACCCGGTGTTATTATTAAGCACCACAATAACAACACTCTTATTACGACAACAACCATACAGGCAACACCTACTGTTATTAATTTAGTTAAGTAA
- the agaV gene encoding N-acetylgalactosamine-specific PTS system, EIIB component yields MNTPNIVWTRIDERLLHGQIRITWGKHTEANLILVANDDAAEGPNAAFMQAGMKASAGGEYAVRFFSIQKTIDVISKASPRQKIFVLCNNPTDVARLVEGGVPITHCNVGNMHFHEGKRQIAKTVSVDETDIDAFKSLVANGVTCTIQNTPDQIPVDVLALASA; encoded by the coding sequence ATGAACACACCGAATATTGTCTGGACCCGCATTGATGAACGTTTACTCCATGGTCAAATCCGCATTACATGGGGTAAACATACAGAAGCAAACCTGATTTTAGTGGCTAATGATGATGCAGCCGAAGGTCCTAATGCCGCATTTATGCAAGCAGGAATGAAAGCGTCAGCCGGTGGTGAATACGCAGTTCGCTTCTTCTCTATTCAAAAAACGATTGATGTGATTAGTAAAGCATCACCTCGTCAGAAAATTTTTGTTTTGTGTAATAACCCGACAGATGTTGCCCGTTTAGTGGAAGGTGGAGTGCCCATTACTCACTGTAATGTTGGCAATATGCATTTTCATGAAGGGAAACGCCAAATTGCGAAAACGGTATCCGTTGACGAAACCGATATTGATGCGTTTAAAAGCCTTGTCGCAAACGGCGTCACTTGCACAATCCAAAACACCCCCGATCAGATACCTGTTGATGTATTAGCGCTCGCATCAGCCTGA
- the kduD_1 gene encoding 2-deoxy-D-gluconate 3-dehydrogenase yields MARQFVKQGEGGKIINIASMLSYQGGIRVPSYTASKSAVMGLTRALATELSQYNINVNAIAPGYMATDNTAALRADEARNAAILERIPAGRWGTPEDVAGPAIFLASKASDYVNGYTIAVDGGWLAR; encoded by the coding sequence GTGGCTCGCCAATTTGTGAAACAAGGTGAAGGTGGAAAAATAATTAATATCGCTTCTATGCTCTCTTATCAAGGCGGTATTCGAGTACCTTCTTACACAGCAAGTAAATCTGCAGTCATGGGATTAACTCGAGCATTAGCAACCGAGCTTTCTCAATACAACATCAATGTAAATGCGATTGCTCCAGGCTATATGGCAACAGATAACACAGCAGCGTTACGTGCTGATGAAGCGCGTAATGCCGCTATTTTAGAACGTATTCCTGCAGGACGTTGGGGAACCCCCGAAGATGTTGCTGGCCCTGCCATTTTCTTAGCCTCTAAAGCTAGTGATTATGTTAATGGATACACAATTGCTGTAGATGGTGGTTGGTTAGCTCGTTAA
- the agaW gene encoding N-acetylgalactosamine-specific PTS system, EIIC component, with the protein MIFEASLVALWAFFCGIDKYDVALNIHRPLITGPIVGLIMGDMQVGLIAGATLELAWLGLVPNAGAQPPDVTLGTIAAVAFAVMTKQSPEVAMGIGMPIAVLMQMLVIGFFAVTAFTMGKADRYAERADAAGISRLLIITITVRSLLYALVAFVTVYFGEHAAQWIDENTPKVLLEGLGIGAKMVPAIGFAMLLKIMWSKEVAGVFFIGFVMTTYLKLPIMAVAILGASAAALYFFFSGNNKNTNQQNEDFEDGI; encoded by the coding sequence ATGATTTTTGAAGCTTCTTTAGTGGCTTTATGGGCCTTCTTTTGCGGTATAGATAAGTATGACGTTGCATTAAATATTCACAGACCATTAATTACAGGGCCTATTGTTGGCCTAATTATGGGTGATATGCAAGTTGGATTAATTGCAGGTGCAACGTTAGAACTCGCGTGGCTAGGATTGGTTCCTAACGCAGGCGCTCAGCCACCTGATGTGACTTTAGGTACGATTGCAGCGGTTGCTTTTGCTGTGATGACAAAGCAATCACCTGAAGTTGCTATGGGTATTGGTATGCCAATTGCAGTGTTAATGCAAATGTTGGTGATTGGCTTCTTTGCTGTAACCGCTTTCACGATGGGAAAAGCGGATAGATATGCTGAAAGAGCCGATGCGGCGGGTATTTCACGGTTGCTTATTATCACCATTACGGTGCGTTCATTGCTCTACGCCTTAGTGGCTTTTGTGACGGTTTATTTCGGTGAGCATGCGGCTCAGTGGATTGATGAAAATACACCAAAAGTCTTGTTAGAAGGATTAGGTATCGGTGCGAAGATGGTTCCTGCTATTGGTTTCGCCATGTTGTTGAAAATCATGTGGTCAAAAGAAGTTGCAGGTGTGTTCTTCATTGGTTTCGTCATGACAACCTATTTAAAACTCCCAATTATGGCTGTCGCTATTTTAGGTGCATCAGCCGCCGCGCTCTATTTCTTCTTTAGTGGTAACAACAAAAATACAAATCAGCAAAATGAGGATTTCGAAGATGGTATCTGA
- the agaF gene encoding N-acetylgalactosamine-specific PTS system, EIIA component, with amino-acid sequence MIGLIVSGHLNFASGMASAVKAIAGEQEDIAFIDFVESISPDELEEKMREAINSMSCQQYLFLTDLPGGTPCNRAMAIMMQNPAVEVLAGVNLPMIVNAAFEREGCSTSELVQTLREIGQDSIQDIREQLAQIDSNDADEEDGL; translated from the coding sequence ATGATAGGTCTTATTGTTTCAGGACATCTTAATTTTGCCTCTGGCATGGCATCAGCCGTAAAAGCGATTGCCGGTGAACAAGAAGATATTGCATTTATCGATTTTGTTGAGTCAATTTCTCCTGATGAACTTGAAGAAAAAATGCGTGAAGCGATTAACTCAATGTCATGTCAGCAATATCTGTTCTTAACAGATTTACCTGGTGGAACCCCTTGTAATCGGGCAATGGCCATTATGATGCAAAATCCTGCTGTTGAAGTGTTAGCGGGTGTGAATCTACCGATGATTGTTAATGCGGCTTTTGAACGAGAAGGATGTTCAACGTCAGAGTTAGTGCAAACATTACGCGAAATAGGTCAAGATAGTATTCAAGATATTCGTGAGCAATTGGCACAAATAGACAGCAATGACGCTGATGAAGAAGACGGCTTATGA
- the agaA gene encoding N-acetylglucosamine-6-phosphate deacetylase — protein sequence MSQRYAILADRTFTPEGIRYLCYVCVRGDVIESITTHAPTDCPIIRLKGKSLLPGFVDIHIHGREGADVMDATEHGLQTIADALVKTGVVAWVGTTVTAPIDDIRLALSQVREFLSKPQTSGALLLGSFLEGPYFTERHRGSHPVKYLKAPTISELETLLESAGDTLLRVAVAPEAQGSIEAIDWLVNRGIKPSVAHTAATYEQTSDAFLHGADCGVHLYNGMTGLHHREPGCCGAVLYHNVLAELIADDIHVHPVMMQLAYRMKGYQQVALITDCMRAGGLPDGDYTLGAQTVSVTHGQAKTADGSLAGSTCSLDSALRNMVQLAHVPEWEAVQMASAIPAEYLGIGDKLGYIKVGRQASFAVVDECFHLTDTFIRGNHIYSVSGENA from the coding sequence ATGAGTCAGCGATACGCCATTTTGGCAGATAGAACGTTTACGCCTGAAGGCATTCGTTATCTCTGTTATGTCTGTGTTAGGGGCGATGTCATTGAATCGATCACCACTCACGCACCAACAGATTGCCCTATTATTCGCCTAAAAGGGAAATCGTTATTACCCGGTTTTGTGGATATCCACATTCATGGCCGTGAAGGTGCGGATGTCATGGATGCGACTGAACATGGGTTACAAACCATTGCTGATGCTTTAGTAAAAACAGGCGTTGTTGCTTGGGTGGGGACAACCGTTACTGCACCTATAGATGATATTCGCCTCGCATTATCACAAGTGCGTGAGTTTTTATCAAAACCACAAACGTCGGGCGCATTGTTACTTGGAAGCTTTTTAGAGGGGCCTTATTTTACCGAGCGTCATAGAGGCTCTCACCCGGTGAAATATCTAAAAGCACCAACAATATCAGAGTTAGAAACACTGCTTGAAAGTGCTGGTGACACATTATTGCGTGTCGCTGTTGCGCCAGAAGCACAAGGTTCAATAGAAGCGATTGATTGGTTGGTCAATCGAGGTATTAAACCAAGTGTGGCGCATACAGCGGCAACTTACGAGCAAACTTCAGATGCTTTTTTACATGGTGCCGATTGCGGTGTGCATTTGTATAACGGCATGACGGGACTTCATCACCGTGAGCCGGGATGTTGTGGTGCTGTGTTATATCACAATGTATTAGCGGAGTTGATTGCCGATGACATTCACGTTCATCCCGTGATGATGCAATTAGCGTATCGCATGAAAGGCTATCAACAAGTCGCGTTAATTACTGATTGTATGCGTGCAGGGGGATTGCCTGATGGTGATTATACCCTGGGTGCACAAACAGTGAGTGTTACTCATGGTCAGGCAAAAACGGCCGATGGCTCTTTGGCTGGGAGTACTTGTAGCTTAGATAGCGCATTGCGAAATATGGTGCAACTTGCCCATGTACCTGAGTGGGAAGCCGTACAAATGGCGAGTGCCATCCCAGCGGAGTATCTCGGTATCGGCGATAAATTGGGTTATATCAAAGTAGGGCGACAAGCCAGCTTTGCTGTGGTGGATGAGTGTTTTCATCTCACCGATACATTCATCAGAGGAAATCATATTTACTCTGTATCCGGGGAAAATGCATAG
- a CDS encoding chondroitin ABC lyase precursor — protein sequence MLIKNPLAHAVTLSLCLSLPAQALPTLSHEAFGDIYLFEGELPNILTTSNNNQLSLSKQHAKDGEQSLKWQYQPQATLTLNNIVNYQDDKNTATPLTFMMWIYNEKPQSSPLTLAFKQNNKIALSFNAELNFTGWRGIAVPFRDMQGSATGQLDQLVITAPNQAGTLFFDQIIMSVPLDNRWAVPDYQTPYVNNAVNTMVSKNWSALLMYDQMFQAHYPTLNFDTEFRDDQTEMASIYQRFEYYQGIRSDKKITPDMLDKHLALWEKLGLTQHADGSITGKALDHPNRQHFMKVEGVFSEGTQKALLDANMLRDVGKTLLQTAIYLRSDSLSATDRKKLEERYLLGTRYVLEQGFTRGSGYQIITHVGYQTRELFDAWFIGRHVLAKNNLLAPTQQAMMWYNATGRIFEKDNEIVDANVDILNTQLQWMIKSLLMLPDYQQRQQALAQLQSWLNKTILSSKGVAGGFKSDGSIFHHSQHYPAYAKDAFGGLAPSVYALSDSPFRLSTSAHEHLKDVLLKMRIYTKETQIPVVLSGRHPTGLHKIGIAPFKWMALAGTPDGKQKLDTTLSAAYAKLDNKTHFEGINAESEPVGAWAMNYASMAIQRRASTQSPQQSWLAIARGFSRYLVGNESYENNNRYGRYLQYGQLEIIPADLTQSGFSHAGWDWNRYPGTTNYSSSL from the coding sequence ATGCTAATAAAAAACCCTTTAGCCCACGCGGTTACATTAAGCCTCTGTTTATCATTACCCGCACAAGCATTACCCACTCTGTCTCATGAAGCTTTCGGCGATATTTATCTTTTTGAAGGTGAATTACCCAATATCCTTACCACTTCAAATAATAATCAATTATCGCTAAGCAAACAGCATGCTAAAGATGGTGAACAATCACTCAAATGGCAATATCAACCACAAGCAACATTAACACTAAATAATATTGTTAATTACCAAGATGATAAAAATACAGCCACACCACTCACTTTTATGATGTGGATTTATAATGAAAAACCTCAATCTTCCCCATTAACGTTAGCATTTAAACAAAATAATAAAATTGCACTAAGTTTTAATGCTGAACTTAATTTTACGGGGTGGCGAGGTATTGCTGTTCCTTTTCGTGATATGCAAGGCTCTGCGACAGGTCAACTTGATCAATTAGTGATCACCGCTCCAAACCAAGCCGGAACACTCTTTTTTGATCAAATCATCATGAGTGTACCGTTAGACAATCGTTGGGCAGTACCTGACTATCAAACACCTTACGTAAATAACGCAGTAAACACGATGGTTAGTAAAAACTGGAGTGCATTATTGATGTACGATCAGATGTTTCAAGCCCATTACCCTACTTTAAACTTCGATACTGAATTTCGCGATGACCAAACAGAAATGGCTTCGATTTATCAGCGCTTTGAATATTATCAAGGAATTCGTAGTGATAAAAAAATTACTCCAGATATGCTAGATAAACATTTAGCGTTATGGGAAAAATTGGGGTTAACACAACACGCTGATGGCTCAATCACAGGAAAAGCCCTTGATCACCCTAACCGGCAACATTTTATGAAAGTCGAAGGTGTATTTAGTGAGGGGACTCAAAAAGCATTACTTGATGCCAATATGCTAAGAGATGTGGGCAAAACGCTTCTTCAAACTGCTATTTACTTGCGTAGCGATTCATTATCAGCAACTGATAGAAAAAAATTAGAAGAGCGCTATTTATTAGGTACTCGTTATGTCCTTGAACAAGGTTTTACACGAGGAAGTGGTTATCAAATTATTACTCATGTTGGTTACCAAACCAGAGAACTTTTTGATGCATGGTTTATTGGCCGTCATGTTCTTGCAAAAAATAACCTTTTAGCCCCCACTCAACAAGCTATGATGTGGTACAACGCCACAGGACGTATTTTTGAAAAAGATAATGAAATTGTTGATGCAAATGTCGATATTCTCAATACTCAATTGCAATGGATGATAAAAAGCTTATTGATGCTACCGGATTATCAACAACGTCAACAAGCCTTAGCGCAACTGCAAAGTTGGCTAAATAAAACCATTCTAAGCTCAAAAGGTGTTGCTGGCGGTTTCAAATCTGATGGTTCTATTTTTCACCATTCACAACATTACCCCGCTTATGCTAAAGATGCATTTGGTGGTTTAGCACCCAGTGTTTATGCATTAAGTGATTCACCTTTTCGCTTATCTACTTCAGCACATGAGCATTTAAAAGATGTTTTGTTAAAAATGCGGATCTACACCAAAGAGACACAAATTCCTGTGGTATTAAGTGGTCGTCATCCAACTGGGTTGCATAAAATAGGGATCGCGCCATTTAAATGGATGGCATTAGCAGGAACCCCAGATGGCAAACAAAAGTTAGATACCACATTATCCGCCGCTTATGCAAAATTAGACAACAAAACGCATTTTGAAGGCATTAACGCTGAAAGTGAGCCAGTCGGCGCATGGGCAATGAATTATGCATCAATGGCAATACAACGAAGAGCATCGACCCAATCACCACAACAAAGCTGGCTCGCCATAGCGCGCGGTTTTAGCCGTTATCTTGTTGGTAATGAAAGCTATGAAAATAACAACCGTTATGGTCGTTATTTACAATATGGACAATTGGAAATTATTCCAGCTGATTTAACTCAATCAGGGTTTAGCCATGCTGGATGGGATTGGAATAGATATCCAGGTACAACAAACTATTCATCTTCCCTATAA
- the kduI gene encoding 5-keto-4-deoxyuronate isomerase, which translates to MEIRQPIHSEHAKRLDTDGLRKEFLIENLFCEGEMNLTYSHIDRIIVGGIVPTTQPLALMAGKALGVDFFLERRELGAINIGGAGKVVVDGEVFEIGSREAIYIGMGAKSVEFMSDSVETPARFYMNCAPAHHTYPTRKITQQQASPEKLGNTENCNVRTIYKFLHPSVLPTCQLSMGMTVLEPGSLWNTMPCHTHERRMEVYLYFDMKDDNVVFHYMGEPTETRHLVVRNEQAVISPSWSIHSGVGSASYTFIWGMVGENQVFHDMDHVAMKDLK; encoded by the coding sequence ATGGAAATTCGTCAGCCAATTCATAGTGAACATGCTAAAAGGCTTGATACAGACGGTCTTCGTAAGGAGTTCCTGATTGAGAACCTATTCTGTGAAGGGGAAATGAATCTCACTTATAGCCATATAGATCGTATTATTGTTGGGGGAATTGTCCCCACAACTCAACCTTTAGCATTAATGGCTGGTAAAGCGCTAGGCGTAGATTTCTTTTTAGAAAGACGTGAGTTAGGGGCCATTAATATCGGTGGTGCTGGTAAAGTGGTTGTTGATGGCGAAGTGTTTGAAATAGGCTCTCGTGAAGCCATTTATATTGGAATGGGCGCTAAAAGTGTTGAATTTATGAGTGATAGTGTGGAAACACCGGCTCGTTTTTATATGAACTGTGCGCCAGCGCATCACACTTATCCAACACGTAAAATTACTCAACAACAAGCATCACCTGAAAAATTAGGTAATACGGAAAATTGCAACGTTCGTACTATTTATAAATTCTTACATCCTTCAGTGTTGCCAACATGCCAATTATCCATGGGAATGACGGTTCTCGAACCAGGCAGCTTATGGAACACCATGCCTTGCCATACTCATGAACGTCGTATGGAAGTATATCTCTATTTTGATATGAAAGATGACAACGTGGTTTTCCATTATATGGGGGAACCAACGGAAACTCGTCATTTGGTTGTTCGTAATGAGCAAGCAGTTATCAGCCCTAGCTGGTCAATTCATTCCGGCGTGGGCTCAGCTTCTTATACTTTTATTTGGGGAATGGTGGGTGAAAACCAGGTTTTCCACGATATGGATCATGTTGCAATGAAAGATCTGAAATAA
- the kduD_2 gene encoding 2-deoxy-D-gluconate 3-dehydrogenase, with translation MNLFDLSGKVAIVTGCNTGLGQGMAVGLAQAGADVVGVGIQDAPETRQQVESLGRRFHYITQNLMQQDGLDALVDEAVSVMGRIDILVNNAGIIRREDLLEFSEKDWDDVIDINQKTLFFLSQKSGSPICETR, from the coding sequence ATGAATCTATTCGATTTAAGTGGCAAGGTTGCCATCGTCACAGGTTGTAATACAGGACTTGGTCAAGGCATGGCTGTAGGTTTAGCTCAAGCGGGTGCTGATGTTGTGGGAGTGGGTATTCAAGATGCACCAGAAACTCGTCAACAAGTAGAGTCATTAGGTCGCCGTTTTCATTACATTACTCAGAATTTAATGCAACAAGATGGGCTAGATGCTTTAGTTGATGAAGCCGTTTCGGTGATGGGGCGCATTGATATTTTAGTGAATAACGCAGGGATTATTCGTCGTGAAGATCTTTTGGAATTTAGTGAGAAAGATTGGGACGATGTGATTGATATTAATCAAAAAACACTGTTTTTCTTATCACAAAAAAGTGGCTCGCCAATTTGTGAAACAAGGTGA